One window of the Sander lucioperca isolate FBNREF2018 chromosome 5, SLUC_FBN_1.2, whole genome shotgun sequence genome contains the following:
- the bicra gene encoding BRD4-interacting chromatin-remodeling complex-associated protein isoform X2, giving the protein MDDEDGRCLLDVICDPEALNDFLHGSETHLDTDDLLDGSSDPSSSFFSTTGGHVPEVQPAVQLSANEPAGLPRVSVDLDFLEDDDILGGSPGGEGGSNGIGTNHEPCDILQQSLAEANITEQSLQEAEAELDLGSFGIPGLTQVVQTLPDAGLSGAGGTAVGVGIGVGGAAAIFPGSGPSTTATPPNAAADMLGSVLAQQGLQLQSQVMNKAISVQPFMQPVGLGNVTLQPISSLQALPNGSQSGHLGIGQIQVVGQPTVMTINQSGQPILAKAMGGYQLHQSGPDVSGAGSQAGLGGSGGGLLIQGNKATLGSPALNGPAVCVSSTNSSSGGTMTPAGLVGFGSTTLSSGIGHQTQTQGQIMQNVIIQRTPTPIQPKPPQGGAIQPKLFKQQQQQQQPQPAPQPLQNDAHKALGLQQIPVSAAQNVAFLTGKPGSNVVLSTQASTQGPQFQQTLFKQQAAQPSGKPLSVHLLNQQGSIVIPSQTVLQGQNHQFLLPQLQAGGQILTQHPGGHIITSQGPGGQLIANQILTANQNINLGQVLTSQGHPGAAHILSGSIQLQPGQMGTPTLFQMPVSLAQSQSQTQTHTVSGHAQTVIQGMPIQNSLTMLSQVEGLSPAVSLQPALQPQPGGVPSSTGAATMAQGQPGECVTVLGSATDQAAHPTQQHAPQSSILAMQTASSVSTATTVPSSSPSMSVPTSSSVTAVGLVPHHAQHSPGRLLFTNQGSSMILSQESLQMFLQQEQHHQTENESTPSAGVPASVIVSSNSVTAPAPSVHDSHLTDSWVGQSHSPSPGPSHMAAVVKQVPSSGHQQSLIQGMSPSAALSTHASAPPVAVSPQPSHSPLTLSQHIQSPHHQQQSRPPSQPQPQSQTPSRSCTPSSHPQLFIVHNQMAESPQPAPQGQPQHAHIQVQLQLQPQPRPASQPAPYQQDMPPLSQSPKPPPPPAPPAPHQFTAPPVSTSAAAVVKAQVPIPGLTAEHQHHLQLVAAQIQTLSAISQPSPQQKQLLDKLHQVQQSIVLQAKQAAQPQAAGPFSSQQDVPVDKVAVASSASAGPPAQLPPVLQQMSVLVKTPATASSDLQVFSGAQGPAGAMVNQTVTPASLTQPAQVQPKPGVISSVGGMTLGKGGMQIQVLGTSLTQMPAPQPPAPAPVQTQTTTMKMPFSAEPSKEARMLEQLRKQQGSVLHPNYSAPFYSFEDTMHRLLPYHLYQGTANSSQDYQKVDDEFETVSCHLLKRTQAMLDKYRHLLFAESKQRLGPSAEMVMIDRMFIQEEKIALSQDRILAKERPEEFVANARMLESVVSSQQKAPPAEPPSASGGGAAAVPAPAPAAPAPAPLPNLAPNPPPAPTPSPSPASAPVPAPASAPAPPPAATPFPPTKLVIKHGGGGASVSWSSGGPPPPAAAGRLAEPAGQSSSFSRAPAASPGDDDDDALPQRTSKPPMKTYEARRRIGLKLKIKQDQTGFSKVVHNTALDPVHTPQPQQSGQSTSQPQTQPQGLAAGLHPKPRPLSTPPPTVIRTQSPICTAPSASLVTTASAQSNPPLRGNVPPNAAPSSSTSSSHTWSLSSSSSSSTQVNGSLDHHDGGGVKHNSAPAATPSPTTCRLPLRKTYRENISPRVRPGVPGGGDEGLSYPRPTPSPPQHEASSPPSERTVIASVKVEKRGRDASHTHTESSHEAGRLRSAMQGLDEMDEVFNRGIKTTQHHHHPQLLDREGAKERGEEHTDQETDVSKYKRASGKNRHRAGGTFRMDQHAPGPPSPESSFTRDSLLPAKRCKSDSPDMDNASFSSGSPPDDSLNEHLQCAIDSILNLQQEPSARGHHIKGGHSRSQQHQSQRPGGSAASSHRPSVPPSSSASASSSLAQHPQVGGRGHNGSLVSQTQSR; this is encoded by the exons ATGGATGATGAAGATGGCAGGTGCCTTCTAGATGTAATTTG TGACCCAGAAGCTCTCAATGACTTTCTTCATGGATCTGAGACCCAT TTGGACACTGACGACCTATTGGATGGTTCGAGTGACCCCTCCAGCTCGTTCTTCTCTACCACTGGG GGCCATGTTCCAGAGGTCCAGCCTGCAGTCCAGCTGTCGGCCAACGAGCCGGCCGGCCTACCCAGAGTCAGTGTTGACCTGGACTTCCTGGAGGATGATGACATCCTGGGAGGATCCCCAGGTGGTGAAGGTGGGAGCAATGGCATTGGGACAAATCACGAGCCATGCGACATCCTGCAGCAGAGCTTGGCTGAAGCAAACATCACAGAGCAAAGCTTACAGGAGGCAGAGGCTGAGCTGGACCTGGGCTCCTTTGGAATTCCAGGCCTTACGCAGGTGGTACAGACACTGCCTGATGCCGGCCTCTCTGGGGCTGGAGGCACTGCTGTTGGTGTAGGCATAGGTGTTGGGGGAGCAGCAGCAATTTTCCCTGGGTCAGGCCCGAGCACCACTGCTACTCCTCCCAATGCCGCAGCTGACATGCTGGGGTCAGTGCTTGCTCAGCAGGGCCTTCAACTCCAATCCCAGGTCATGAACAAGGCCATTAGTGTTCAGCCATTTATGCAGCCTGTGGGCCTGGGAAATGTGACACTTCAGCCCATTTCAAGTCTCCAAGCTCTTCCTAATGGGAGTCAGTCTGGACATTTGGGTATCGGACAGATTCAGGTTGTGGGTCAGCCTACAGTCATGACTATCAATCAGTCTGGGCAGCCAATCCTAGCTAAGGCCATGGGCGGTTACCAGCTGCACCAGTCTGGGCCAGATGTATCAGGTGCTGGTTCTCAGGCAGGGCTTGGAGGCTCAGGGGGTGGACTTCTGATCCAAGGTAACAAAGCCACTTTGGGATCTCCAGCTTTAAATGGACCGGCTGTTTGTGTCAGCAGCACAAACAGCAGCAGTGGCGGCACAATGACTCCTGCTGGGCTTGTGGGCTTTGGCAGCACCACTCTAAGTTCAGGAATTGGACACCAGACACAAACCCAAGGCCAAATCATGCAGAACGTGATCATCCAGCGCACACCAACACCCATTCAGCCTAAACCCCCTCAGGGGGGAGCCATCCAACCGAAACTTTtcaaacagcaacaacagcagcagcagccacagcCAGCACCCCAACCGCTGCAAAACGACGCCCACAAGGCTCTAGGGCTGCAGCAAATTCCAGTTTCCGCTGCTCAGAATGTAGCCTTCCTGACAGGAAAGCCAGGTTCTAACGTTGTCCTGAGTACTCAGGCCTCAACACAAGGCCCTCAGTTTCAACAAACCCTATTCAAGCAACAAGCAGCACAACCATCGGGCAAGCCTCTTAGCGTACACCTGTTGAACCAACAGGGCAGCATCGTTATTCCCTCTCAGACAGTTCTGCAAGGTCAGAACCACCAGTTTCTCCTGCCACAACTACAAGCAGGTGGGCAGATCCTGACCCAGCACCCTGGGGGGCACATCATAACTAGTCAGGGTCCTGGTGGACAGCTCATCGCAAACCAGATTTTAACTGCAAACCAGAACATCAACTTGGGCCAGGTGTTGACTTCACAGGGCCACCCCGGGGCTGCCCACATCCTCTCTGGATCTATCCAGCTCCAGCCTGGCCAGATGGGCACGCCCACCCTCTTTCAGATGCCCGTCTCGTTGGCCCAGAGTCAAAGCCAGACCCAGACCCACACTGTCTCAGGTCATGCCCAGACAGTCATACAGGGCATGCCCATCCAGAACTCCCTGACCATGCTCAGTCAGGTGGAGGGGCTGAGCCCCGCAGTCAGCCTTCAGCCAGCCCTGCAGCCTCAGCCAGGCGGAGTCCCCAGCAGCACAGGAGCAGCGACCATGGCTCAGGGCCAGCCCGGAGAGTGTGTTACTGTGCTGGGTAGCGCCACGGACCAGGCTGCCCATCCCACTCAGCAGCATGCACCGCAATCCTCTATCCTCGCCATGCAAACGGCATCCTCTGTGTCCACGGCTACCACAGTACCCTCCTCTTCTCCGTCCATGTCTGTGCCCACCTCGTCCTCTGTCACAGCAGTGGGGCTGGTCCCCCATCATGCTCAGCATAGTCCAGGGAGGTTACTGTTCACCAACCAGGGCTCCAGTATGATCCTGAGCCAGGAGTCTCTGCAGATGTTCCTGCAACAG GAGCAGCACCACCAAACAGAGAATGAGTCCACCCCCTCTGCTGGCGTTCCAGCGTCTGTAATCGTCAGCAGCAACAGCGTCACTGCTCCGGCCCCCTCTGTCCATGACAGCCATTTAACTGACTCTTGGGTGGGTCAGAGCCACAGCCCTTCCCCTGGCCCCTCCCACATGGCAGCAGTGGTAAAGCAG GTGCCCTCCAGTGGACATCAGCAGTCCCTGATCCAGGGCATGTCCCCCTCCGCGGCCTTGTCCACTCACGCCTCGGCGCCCCCAGTGGCGGTCAGCCCGCAGCCTTCCCACTCTCCTCTCACTCTGAGCCAGCACATCCAGTCACCGCACCATCAGCAGCAGTCGCGTCCTCCCTCCCAGCCTCAGCCACAGTCCCAAACGCCCTCCCGCTCATGCACCCCCTCCTCTCACCCGCAGCTCTTTATTGTCCACAACCAGATGGCGGAGTCCCCCCAGCCGGCTCCGCAGGGCCAGCCCCAGCACGCACACATTCAGGttcagctgcagctgcagcctCAGCCGCGGCCGGCCTCTCAGCCCGCCCCTTATCAACAAGATATGCCTCCGCTGTCCCAGTCGCCCAAGCCGCCTCCTCCCCCTGCGCCGCCCGCACCACACCAGTTCACCGCTCCTCCTGTCAGCACTTCTGCCGCTGCTGTAGTCAAAGCCCAGGTTCCAATCCCGGGCCTGACAGCCGAGCACCAGCACCACCTGCAGCTGGTCGCTGCACAGATTCAGACGCTGTCGGCCATCAGCCAGCCCTCGCCTCAGCAGAAACAGCTGCTGGACAAGCTACACCAG GTGCAGCAGAGCATCGTTCTGCAGGCCAAGCAGGCTGCTCAGCCTCAAGCCGCCGGTCCGTTCAGCTCCCAGCAAGATGTGCCTGTTGATAAAGTGGCGGTTGCGTCATCGGCCAGCGCCGGTCCGCCTGCTCAGCTTCCCCCAGTGCTGCAGCAGATGTCGGTGCTTGTCAAAACTCCTGCTACAG CATCAAGTGACTTACAGGTATTCTCAGGAGCCCAAGGGCCAGCTGGAGCAATGGTGAATCAGACTGTCACTCCTGCCAGCCTTACCCAGCCTGCACAG GTTCAGCCAAAGCCAGGGGTGATCAGCTCAGTGGGAGGGATGACTCTGGGGAAAGGTGGGATGCAGATACAGGTGTTAGGTACTAGTCTTACTCAGATGCCTGCTCCACAGCCCCCAGCTCCAGCTCCAGTACAAACTCAG ACAACAACAATGAAGATGCCTTTCAGTGCAGAGCCCAGCAAAGAAGCCAG GATGCTGGAACAGCTGAGGAAACAGCAGGGTTCTGTGCTTCACCCAAACTACAGTGCTCCTTTCTACTCTTTTGAGGACACGATGCACAGACTGCTGCCTTACCATCTCTACCAGGGAACTGCCAACTCTTCTCAAGACTATCAGAAAG TGGATGATGAATTTGAGACGGTCTCCTGCCATCTGCTGAAAAGGACCCAGGCAATGCTGGACAAGTATCGCCACCTGCTCTTTGCAGAGTCAAAA CAGAGACTTGGCCCCTCGGCAGAGATGGTGATGATTGACCGGATGTTCATTCAGGAGGAGAAGATCGCGTTGAGCCAGGACAGGATTTTGGCCAAGGAGAGACCAG AGGAGTTTGTGGCAAATGCGCGCATGTTGGAGAGTGTAGTTTCATCCCAACAGAAAGCCCCTCCTGCTGAGCCCCCGTCAGCGAGTGGAGGTGGAGCCGCTGCTGTCCCTGCCCCGGCGCCTGCAGCTCCGGCCCCAGCCCCTCTCCCAAACCTCGCCCCAAACCCTCCTCCTGCCCCCACCCCGTCCCCGTCTCCTGCTTCAGCTCCAGTCCCTGCTCCTGCTTCGGCTCCAGCGCCTCCTCCCGCCGCCACCCCTTTCCCCCCTACCAAACTGGTAATAAAGCACGGCGGCGGCGGAGCCTCTGTGTCCTGGTCCAGCGGCGGTCCCCCGCCTCCGGCTGCAGCGGGCAGGCTGGCCGAACCCGCCGGCCAGAGCTCCTCCTTCAGTCGCGCTCCGGCAGCGTCGCCCggcgacgacgacgacgacgccCTGCCGCAGAGAACCAGCAAGCCGCCGATGAAGACCTACGAGGCTCGCAGGAGGATTGGCCTGAAGCTGAAGATCAAGCAGGACCAGACGGGGTTCAGCAAGGTGGTCCACAACACTGCCTTAGACCCCGTGCACACACCTCAGCCCCAGCAGAGCGGCCAGTCCACATCCCAGCCTCAGACTCAGCCCCAGGGCCTAGCTGCTGGACTGCACCCAAAGCCCCGCCCCCTGTCAACGCCCCCTCCCACAGTAATCAGAACTCAGTCTCCCATATGCACTGCTCCCTCTGCCTCATTGGTCACCACAGCAAGCGCTCAGTCTAACCCGCCACTGAGAGGTAATGTTCCCCCCAACGCAGCCCCATCTTCCTCTACCTCTTCCTCCCACACTTGGTcgttgtcctcctcctcctcctcttccactcAAGTGAATGGGTCGTTGGATCACCACGACGGGGGTGGGGTCAAACACAATTCTGCCCCCGCTGCCACGCCCTCGCCGACGACATGCCGTCTCCCCCTTCGGAAAACCTACCGGGAAAACATTAGTCCCCGGGTCAGACCCGGCGTCCCAGGGGGAGGGGACGAAGGTTTGTCCTACCCGAGACCCACGCCGTCACCCCCCCAGCACGAGGCCTCATCCCCCCCCTCAGAGCGGACAGTTATAGCCAGTGTGAAGGTGGAGAAACGAGGCCGGGACGCctcgcacactcacacagagtCGAGCCACGAAGCGGGCCGTCTAAGGAGTGCAATGCAGGGGCTGGACGAAATGGACGAGGTGTTCAACCGTGGTATCAAAACCACACAGCACCACCATCACCCGCAGCTCCTGGACCGGGAGGGGGccaaggagagaggggaggagcaCACAGACCAAGAGACAGATGTAAGTAAATACAAGAGGGCAAGCGGGAAAAACAGACACAGGGCCGGCGGGACGTTCCGAATGGACCAGCATGCCCCTGGGCCTCCCTCCCCAGAGTCCTCCTTCACGCGAGACTCTTTGCTTCCTGCCAAACGCTGCAAGTCGGACTCCCCCGACATGGACAACGCCAgcttctccagcggcagccccCCGGACGACTCTCTGAACGAGCACCTGCAGTGCGCCATCGACAGCATCCTGAACCTGCAGCAGGAGCCCTCGGCCCGTGGCCACCACATTAAAGGGGGCCACAGCAGGTCCCAGCAACACCAAAGCCAGCGCCCCGGGGGCTCGGCAGCCTCGTCCCACAGACCCTCAGTACcaccctcctcctctgcctccgcATCCTCCTCCCTGGCCCAGCACCCTCAGGTCGGTGGCCGGGGCCACAATGGCAGCCTGGTGTCCCAGACGCAAAGCAGATAA